The window GGGCTGGGGAGGGGGGTATGCCCAGCATTCAGCGATGAGAGGTGGCGTGACGTCGTCGACTCAGTCGCGCTGCGGTTTTGTTGGTCCGACCGGGTCGATTCCTGACATTTTGGACCGGGCTGATGCCTGACAGTATTCGGTCATTGTTTTGCTGTCGCTGCCGTTTTCTGCTGAACGCGGAACCGGGCGCGCGGGGGAGCAAAGCGGAGGAAACGGTGGTCACGATCGATCACCCCCAGATCCCGGTCGCAGAAGCGCAGGATGTGGCCGCCGGTGTCGCGTTCGGCGAGACCAACGAGTTCGCCTGCAAGCGCTTCACCGACGAACACGAGCTCGCCGCGCCATTTGATTTCGCCGGAGGAACGCACACGGCGGACCTCATGATAAGCATCGTACCAGGGGTCATGGAGATGGCTCGGCAGGGCGCGCGACGGCGACTGCCAGAGCTTGGCGGGCGGCGCTTGATCGAGAGCCTCGTGCGGCCGCTCCTGGTTGAAGTGGTGGCGGAAGACGTCGAACCGGCGCTGCTGCTCGGCAGCCGTTGCCGCCGGCGGTTTCGAGGTCTCAGCCTTCAGAGTGCGGTGCATGCGCTCGTGCCGGGCGTTGTCCTGCGGACTCGCCGGCGGGATGTAGTGCGGCTCGATGCCGAGCTTGAGCCACCACACCGAGAGTGCCGAAAGGCCGCCCGCCCCGTGGATCCGAACGGTGTACCGTTATCGGAGCGGATCGCATCGGAAGGCCAATGTCCGCGAAAACGCGTTCCAGCGCGCCTTTAACGCCAGCCCAGGTCGGATCGACGATGCGGACCTCGACAAGAAAGCGGCTCGCAGCATCCGTGATGGTGAGCGGATCGCAGCGTGTCCCGTCGCGGGTTCGAAACCAGCCCTTAAAGTCGATCGACCATTCCTCATTGGGGACGCTTGCCGGCGCCACCACCTCGCCCTGTGCAATCGCTCGACGTCGGCGACGGCGTGTCTCGACCAAGCCTTCCCGCTTCAGGATGTCGCCGATCGTCGACGCCGCAGGCCAGTCGATCTCGGGCCGCCCGCGCTCAAGCCATGCCTTGACCTTCTTCGGGCCGAAATGCGGGAACCGTCGCCGTGTCGCGATGAGGCAGTCGGCCAGTTGGCTAGCCGTCGCATGCGGACAGCTCTCCACCGCGTGGCTTCTCTCCTCGAACCAGTGCGGCTCCCCGCTCGCGCGGCGGCGCTTCCACACGTAGAAGGTCTCCCGGCTGATGCCATACCGCGCGCACAGCTCCGTCACCGAAAATGCTCCCGTCTCGTACTCCCGAAACAACGCGATACGCTCCTCCATAGGACTGCTCTCCCTGAAAGGCATCGCCTGATCCTCCATCGAATCAGACGAAGCTTGCCTGTCAGGAATCAACCCGGGTCAAATTGTCAGGACTCAGCCCAGTTTGTACCGTTGCTACCCCCCTCCCTAACCCTCCCCCACAAGGGGGGAGGGAACAGGTCTTTGCTGGAATTGGCCTGCACGTCTCAGCGGACGTGGTCCGAGTGAAAAAATAGAAGCCTGGGGCAGGCCTCGCCGCTTGCTCCATCGATAACAACGTAACCGCGCGGGGGCGCCATGACGGAAATGCCGACGACCTTACACCCGTCGCTGTGGCGGCGTGTCACGGCCGGCTATGCCAGGCTGCTGGAGATGTTGCTGGCGGCCAGCGTCGGCATTCTGGTGATGCCCGTCACCCTGCAAATCGTCTCGCGCTACACGTCGCTGATCCCCTCCTACATCTGGACCGAGGAGATGGCGCGATTTCTGTTCGTCTGGGCGATCATGATCGGCAGCATGGTTGGCGTCAGGGAGGCGCAGCATTTCGAGGTCGATGTCTGGCCGAACCTGTCGCGGCGCACTGAAGCCGCGGTGCGCATCGCGGCCCGGCTCGGGATTCTGGCGCTGGCGCTGGTGTTCGTCTGGGCAGGGATCGAGTTCACGCGGTTTGCCTGGAACCGGACATCGGAGCTGGCCGACCTGCCGCTGTGGCTGATCCACGTGGCCTGGCCGGTGGCCGGGGCAACGTGGATCGTGTTCGCCGGCGAGCAGCTTTGCGATGAAGCGCGCATCCTGTTCGGGATGGCGCCGGGAACAGCGCCAGGAAAGGCACCATGAGCGGAAATGTGCTGTCCGCCGGCCAGGCCGCCATGGTGTTGTTCGGCGTTTTTTTTGCCCTTCTGGCCGTGCGTGTTCCCGTCGCGTTTGCGCTGGGGCTCGCGTGTCTGCCGATCCTTCTGATCGAGCCTCATCTGTCGATGATGATGCTCGCGCAGGAGACGTTCAACGCCTACAACTCCTTCATCCTGCTGTCGGTGCCGTTCTTCCTGCTGACCGCGAACCTGATGAGCATCGGCGGCATCACCGACCGCCTGGTCGAGCTGTCGCGCGCCATGGTCGGGCACTGGCCGGGCTCGCTGGCGCAGATCAATGTGGTGCTGTCGGTGTTCTTCGCCGGTATCTCCGGCTCCTCGACGGCGGACGCGGCGAGCCAGTCCAAGATCTTCATCGATGCGCAAACCAAGGAAGGCTACGACCTCTCGTTTTCTATCGCCATCACGGCGGTGTCGGCGGTGCTGGCGGTGATCATCCCGCCCTCGATCCTGATGATCGTGTGGGGCGGGCTGATCTCGACCTCGATCGCCGCGATGTATCTGGCGGGCATCGTGCCGGGCCTTCTGATCGCGGGCGCGCAGATGGCCACCGTGCATGTCTACGCGGTGCGCCGCGGCTACCCGACCTATCCGAAATCGAGCTGGGTGGAGATGCGCTGTGCGATCTGGCGCTCGATCCCCGCTCTGGTCACGCCCTTCATCATTGTCGGCGGCATCCTGCTGGGCTGGTTCACGGCCACCGAATCCGCCTGTGTCGCGGTGCTGTATTCGGTGGCGCTGTCGACCTTCTTCTATCGGGAAACCGGTGCGAGGGAGCTCTATAAAGCGCTGCTCGACACCGGCCGCCTGGCCGGCGTCGCGCTGTTCTGCATCGGCACCGCCAGCGCCTTCGGCTGGCTGCTCGCTTATTACAAGATCCCGCAAGTCCTGCTGGCCAACGTCTCCACATGGGGCATGGGCCCGATCGCGGCCGGCTTCTTCATCTCGTTCTGTTTTCTGGTGGTCGGCTGCTTCCTTGATGCCATCCCGGCGATCGTGATCGTCGGCACCGTGCTCGAACCGCTGGCGAGGTCGGTCGACCTGCACCCTGTGCAGTTCGCCATCATCTCGATCGTCTCGCTGGCGTTCGGCCTGGTGACGCCGCCTTATGGCCTGTGCCTGCTGATCGCCTGCGCGGTCGCCGGCGTGCGCCTGCGTTATGCGCTCAAGGACACCGCCATCATGCTGGTTCCGATGCTGCTGGTGCTGGTGGCACTGATCGTCTGGCCCAGCGTCTCGCTGTTCCTGCCGCGGCTGATCGTTCCGGAGATGTTGAAATAGCCTATACTGGCTCGAGCGGGTGCACGGCGCAGAGATCGGCTTATTGCCGGTCTCGCTGATCGGGTGGCGCCGGTGAAAGGGCCAGAGATTGTTTCAGGGAATTGTTAGAAAGGCCCGGCCGGATGATGCGCCTGCGATTGCCGCCGTGCACGTCTCGGTGTCGCGCGAGACCTATGCTCATCTGTTCTCGGCGGAAGAGCTCGGTCAGTTTTCTGTCGCGCACCGGGCCAGGCAGTGGCACGCCATGATCGGGGAGCGCGACCGGGCCGATCTTGCGGTGTTCGTGGCGGAGTCTGCAGCCGACAAGACGATTTCCGGGTTTGGCTGCTGCAGCCGGCAGCGCTCCGACATGCTGGTCGAGCAAGGCTTCAACGGCGAGTTTCAATCCATCTATATCCTGCCGCCGGCTCAGGGCCGCGGCCTCGGACGGGCTCTGATGGCCGAGATGGCGCGTTACCTCAGTGCTCTCGCCATATCGGGCGGCGCCTGCTGGGTGCTGCGCGGCAACGCCGGAGCGCACCGGTTTTATGAAGCGCTTGGCGGAGAGATCGTGGGTGAGCAGGCGCTGGGGCCGGACACCGAAGCGACTTTGACCCAGGTGGCCTACGGTTGGCGGAATCTCGCGGCCCTGTCGGGCGATTGACCTCCCGCACGGTCAATGTTACGAGTTGTAGCATTAACGCGCAGCGCTCGCCGGGCATGTCCTCGCATGATTATTCTTGGTCGTCATCGTCCGCTTGTCCATGAAGCCTGGAGTGAAGGCGCTGTCCGCTCTGCGATTGAAGAGATCGCTGATGACGCCATCGCCCATTTCGATCCCGACAGGTTTTGGCCGGCTCATCCGAGCGACGACTCGGCAGGCGACGGCGACCCCAGTTTCTACAAGGGCGCGGCTGGTGTGATCTGGGCGCTGGATTATCTGCATCGCGTCGGGGCCGTCAGCGCCGCGGCGGACTTTCGCCCAGTGCTGCCCAGGCTGATGGAACGGACGATCGTCGACTTCAAAGCGAGTTCATCGGCCGATTACGAGAAGCACGGCTCGCTGCTGCGTGGCGATATGGGTGCGGCGCTGCTCGCCATGCGCCTTGCGCCCACGTCGGATGTTGCCGACCTGGTGTTCAGGCGTGCGGAAGACAACAACGAGCTGCCGGTGCGGGAGCTGATGTGGGGCCTGCCCGGGTCAATGATCGCCGCCATCCACATGACGGAGATGACAGGGGAGGCGCGATGGCGCGGCCTGTTTGAAACCCAGGCCGCCCTGCTGCTCGCCGATCTGGAAGATACACCGCAAGGTCCGTTGTGGACACAGGATCTGTACGGCGAGCGCGACCGCTGGCTCGGGCCGGTTCATGGTTTCGCCGGCAATGCCATTCCGCTGTTGCGCGGCTGGGAGTGGCTAACGCCACAGCAGCAGGCACACGTGGCGGAGTTCGTGCCGAAAGCCCTTGCCGCCAATGCGTGGGAGTCCGACCTCGGCACCACATGGGGCGCGCGAAGCAAGCGCGCGGCACCGCCACGGATGTGCCAGCACTGCCACGGCGCGCCCGGCATGGTGACGACATTTGCGGATGCGCCCTTCGCGGACCCTGACTTTGACGCGCTTCTGCTGGATGCCGGCCGCTTCAGCTGGGCCGCCGGACCGCTGACAAAGGGCGCGAACCTCTGCCACGGCACAGGTGGCAACGGTTACGCTTTCCTCAGGCTGTACCGTCGCACCCATGATCCGATCTGGCTCGATCGCGCCCGCCAGTTCGCGATGACAGCCATTGTCCAGTATCGCGGCGCTCAGCTCGCCGCCGGCCGCGGCCGGTATTCGCTGTGGACCGGCGATATCGGTCTCGCCATCTATTTGTGGGACTGCATCACCGGCGAGCCACGTTTCCCGACCGTCGACGTGTTCTGATCCCTCGTTTTGCCGGTCTGTTCGCGGGGCTCTTCGGCACAGCCGTCCGCACGTCAGGTCTTTCGGCTGACGCCTGCAGTGTCGGACGTGTCGGGCCCAGCCTCACCCCTGCAAGTGAGGCGGGTCGTCGTAGCCATGATGGCTGCTGTAGACCAGCAGCCCCAGCAGCCCCGCGCCGAAACCAATGGTCAGAACGGCACCGATCGTGAGCGGGAGGTATCCTTCGGTGGGCATCGCTCCGATGCCATAGACCGCGAACGCGATCGAGGCGGCGAGCAGCCCGAGCAGCAGGGTCCAGG is drawn from Bradyrhizobium prioriisuperbiae and contains these coding sequences:
- a CDS encoding integrase core domain-containing protein, producing MHRTLKAETSKPPAATAAEQQRRFDVFRHHFNQERPHEALDQAPPAKLWQSPSRALPSHLHDPWYDAYHEVRRVRSSGEIKWRGELVFVGEALAGELVGLAERDTGGHILRFCDRDLGVIDRDHRFLRFAPPRARFRVQQKTAATAKQ
- a CDS encoding helix-turn-helix domain-containing protein — its product is MEERIALFREYETGAFSVTELCARYGISRETFYVWKRRRASGEPHWFEERSHAVESCPHATASQLADCLIATRRRFPHFGPKKVKAWLERGRPEIDWPAASTIGDILKREGLVETRRRRRRAIAQGEVVAPASVPNEEWSIDFKGWFRTRDGTRCDPLTITDAASRFLVEVRIVDPTWAGVKGALERVFADIGLPMRSAPITVHRSDPRGGRPFGTLGVVAQARHRAALHPAGESAGQRPARAHAPHSEG
- a CDS encoding TRAP transporter small permease; translated protein: MTEMPTTLHPSLWRRVTAGYARLLEMLLAASVGILVMPVTLQIVSRYTSLIPSYIWTEEMARFLFVWAIMIGSMVGVREAQHFEVDVWPNLSRRTEAAVRIAARLGILALALVFVWAGIEFTRFAWNRTSELADLPLWLIHVAWPVAGATWIVFAGEQLCDEARILFGMAPGTAPGKAP
- a CDS encoding TRAP transporter large permease — encoded protein: MSGNVLSAGQAAMVLFGVFFALLAVRVPVAFALGLACLPILLIEPHLSMMMLAQETFNAYNSFILLSVPFFLLTANLMSIGGITDRLVELSRAMVGHWPGSLAQINVVLSVFFAGISGSSTADAASQSKIFIDAQTKEGYDLSFSIAITAVSAVLAVIIPPSILMIVWGGLISTSIAAMYLAGIVPGLLIAGAQMATVHVYAVRRGYPTYPKSSWVEMRCAIWRSIPALVTPFIIVGGILLGWFTATESACVAVLYSVALSTFFYRETGARELYKALLDTGRLAGVALFCIGTASAFGWLLAYYKIPQVLLANVSTWGMGPIAAGFFISFCFLVVGCFLDAIPAIVIVGTVLEPLARSVDLHPVQFAIISIVSLAFGLVTPPYGLCLLIACAVAGVRLRYALKDTAIMLVPMLLVLVALIVWPSVSLFLPRLIVPEMLK
- a CDS encoding GNAT family N-acetyltransferase — protein: MFQGIVRKARPDDAPAIAAVHVSVSRETYAHLFSAEELGQFSVAHRARQWHAMIGERDRADLAVFVAESAADKTISGFGCCSRQRSDMLVEQGFNGEFQSIYILPPAQGRGLGRALMAEMARYLSALAISGGACWVLRGNAGAHRFYEALGGEIVGEQALGPDTEATLTQVAYGWRNLAALSGD
- a CDS encoding LanC-like protein, which codes for MIILGRHRPLVHEAWSEGAVRSAIEEIADDAIAHFDPDRFWPAHPSDDSAGDGDPSFYKGAAGVIWALDYLHRVGAVSAAADFRPVLPRLMERTIVDFKASSSADYEKHGSLLRGDMGAALLAMRLAPTSDVADLVFRRAEDNNELPVRELMWGLPGSMIAAIHMTEMTGEARWRGLFETQAALLLADLEDTPQGPLWTQDLYGERDRWLGPVHGFAGNAIPLLRGWEWLTPQQQAHVAEFVPKALAANAWESDLGTTWGARSKRAAPPRMCQHCHGAPGMVTTFADAPFADPDFDALLLDAGRFSWAAGPLTKGANLCHGTGGNGYAFLRLYRRTHDPIWLDRARQFAMTAIVQYRGAQLAAGRGRYSLWTGDIGLAIYLWDCITGEPRFPTVDVF